From the Magnetospirillum sp. WYHS-4 genome, one window contains:
- the ccmE gene encoding cytochrome c maturation protein CcmE translates to MKRKHKRLTFVLIALGLLASAVGLVLSALDENIAFFFGPTDVLAKNPSPDRRLRVGGLVEQGSVKKAAGSSETNFRITDLNAAVPVVYKGILPDLFREGQGVVAEGRMRDGVFVADEVLAKHDENYMPPEVADALKKSGQWQHVKDSLEQSGQMPPKDGTAK, encoded by the coding sequence ATGAAGCGGAAGCATAAACGCCTGACCTTCGTCCTGATCGCGCTGGGTCTCCTGGCCTCCGCGGTGGGCTTGGTGCTATCGGCGTTGGACGAGAACATCGCCTTCTTCTTCGGGCCCACCGACGTGCTGGCCAAGAACCCGTCGCCCGACCGCCGCCTCAGGGTCGGCGGCTTGGTGGAACAAGGCAGCGTCAAGAAGGCGGCGGGCTCTTCCGAGACCAATTTCCGCATCACCGACCTGAATGCCGCCGTGCCGGTGGTCTACAAGGGCATCCTGCCCGACCTGTTCCGCGAGGGCCAGGGCGTGGTTGCCGAGGGCCGCATGCGGGATGGCGTCTTCGTGGCCGACGAAGTGCTGGCCAAACACGACGAGAACTACATGCCGCCCGAAGTCGCCGACGCGCTGAAGAAGTCCGGCCAGTGGCAGCACGTGAAGGATTCACTCGAACAATCGGGGCAGATGCCCCCGAAGGACGGGACCGCGAAATGA
- a CDS encoding Crp/Fnr family transcriptional regulator, translating to MAEGGSNNLAGVDLLAGLSADERLAVEQACRWKRYAPQEQIIDRQSDTRDICFVVRGRVRVVNYSLSGREITLDDIAEGNYFGELAALDGQPRSASVMALTECLIATLPPDHFLKTLERHPAMALKVMRRLANVVRVSTDRIMDLSTLGANNRVHAELLRQARTNMTGENSAVIKPIPVHGDIASRVSTTRETVARVMNDLARQKVLERKKDCLAIPDVERLQDLVEEVRGE from the coding sequence ATGGCGGAAGGCGGTTCGAACAACTTGGCGGGGGTCGACCTTCTGGCCGGCCTGAGCGCCGACGAACGACTGGCGGTCGAGCAGGCCTGCCGCTGGAAGCGTTACGCGCCGCAGGAACAGATCATCGATCGCCAGAGCGACACGCGCGATATCTGCTTCGTGGTGCGCGGCCGTGTACGGGTGGTGAATTACTCGTTGTCCGGACGGGAGATCACCCTGGACGACATCGCCGAGGGCAACTACTTCGGCGAGTTGGCCGCCCTCGACGGCCAGCCCCGGTCCGCCAGCGTCATGGCCTTGACCGAATGCCTGATCGCCACCCTGCCGCCCGATCACTTCCTCAAGACCCTCGAGCGCCATCCGGCCATGGCGCTCAAGGTGATGCGGCGTTTGGCCAACGTGGTCCGCGTGTCGACCGACCGCATCATGGACCTCAGCACCCTGGGCGCCAACAACCGGGTGCATGCCGAACTGCTGCGCCAGGCCCGCACCAACATGACCGGCGAAAACAGCGCCGTCATCAAGCCGATCCCGGTGCACGGCGACATCGCCAGCCGGGTCAGCACCACCCGCGAGACCGTGGCCCGGGTGATGAACGATCTGGCCCGCCAGAAAGTGCTGGAGCGCAAGAAGGACTGCTTGGCGATTCCCGATGTGGAGCGTCTGCAGGACTTGGTCGAGGAAGTGCGGGGCGAGTGA
- the ccmI gene encoding c-type cytochrome biogenesis protein CcmI — protein sequence MINLWIFMACASAVALIGVLMPVFRRQAEVQPDRAEYDLAVYRDQLLEIDGDLERGLMAPAQADAARTEIQRRMLAVAPAQAVVPAAPGSGRDMLLAIGLAIAVPVAAIALYTKLGSPGLPDLPLSARNLGQERVADRQADMEKLVAQLAERLKKNPDDLKGWMVLARSLDGMERFGESVEAYARAVELSNRQPEIVGDYAEALVQAGGGDAIPDQALVLFEEVRAKDPQDPRPYFYKGASLGRKGDLKGAVQEWTDLVAVSPPDAPWLAQVRQSLAAATEKLGLGPDAVKPRIQGEAPAPSAAAPAEMSAEEQQAFIRQMVERLESRLKENPGDKDGWERLGRAYDVLGEPMKSLEAYKKARALEK from the coding sequence GTGATCAACCTCTGGATCTTCATGGCCTGCGCTTCGGCGGTGGCCCTGATCGGCGTGCTGATGCCCGTCTTCCGGCGCCAGGCGGAGGTCCAGCCCGACCGCGCCGAGTACGATCTGGCGGTCTATCGCGATCAGCTCTTGGAAATCGACGGCGACCTGGAACGGGGCCTGATGGCGCCGGCTCAGGCCGACGCCGCCCGTACCGAGATCCAGCGCCGCATGCTGGCCGTGGCGCCGGCCCAAGCCGTCGTTCCCGCGGCCCCGGGATCGGGGCGCGACATGCTGCTGGCCATCGGCCTGGCGATCGCCGTGCCGGTGGCGGCCATCGCGCTCTATACCAAGCTGGGCTCGCCCGGCCTGCCCGACCTGCCTCTCTCGGCCCGCAACCTGGGCCAGGAGCGGGTGGCCGACCGCCAGGCGGACATGGAAAAACTGGTGGCCCAGCTTGCCGAACGGCTGAAGAAGAATCCCGACGACCTCAAGGGCTGGATGGTGTTGGCGCGGTCGCTTGACGGCATGGAACGCTTCGGCGAATCTGTCGAGGCCTATGCCAGGGCGGTGGAATTGTCGAACCGCCAGCCGGAAATCGTCGGCGACTATGCCGAAGCCCTGGTCCAGGCCGGCGGCGGTGACGCCATTCCCGACCAGGCCCTCGTCCTGTTCGAGGAGGTGCGCGCCAAGGACCCGCAGGACCCGCGTCCCTACTTCTACAAGGGCGCCAGCCTGGGCCGGAAGGGCGATCTTAAGGGCGCCGTGCAGGAATGGACCGATCTGGTGGCGGTTTCCCCGCCGGATGCGCCCTGGCTGGCGCAGGTCAGGCAAAGTCTGGCGGCGGCGACCGAAAAGCTGGGCCTGGGCCCCGATGCGGTCAAGCCGCGCATCCAGGGCGAGGCGCCGGCGCCGTCCGCCGCCGCTCCGGCCGAGATGAGCGCCGAAGAACAGCAGGCCTTCATCCGTCAGATGGTGGAACGCCTGGAAAGCCGTCTGAAGGAGAATCCCGGCGATAAGGACGGCTGGGAACGGCTGGGCCGCGCCTACGATGTGCTGGGCGAGCCGATGAAATCCCTGGAAGCCTACAAGAAGGCGCGGGCGCTGGAGAAGTAG
- a CDS encoding cytochrome c-type biogenesis protein CcmH yields the protein MTRLALLLAALLATLPAFAVEPNEILKDPALEHRARDVGQALRCVVCQNQSIDDSNAELARDMRILVRERILKGDSDRQVLDYMVSRYGDFVLLDPPFKATTYALWFGAPLIVLLGLGGVLLFYRRRNADGAEIPDEPAPLSAEEKRRLEALFKEDGR from the coding sequence ATGACCCGCCTCGCCCTCCTTCTGGCCGCCCTGCTCGCGACCCTTCCCGCCTTCGCGGTGGAGCCCAACGAGATTCTCAAGGACCCGGCGCTGGAACACCGCGCCCGCGACGTGGGGCAAGCCTTGCGTTGCGTCGTCTGCCAGAACCAGTCCATCGACGATTCCAACGCCGAACTGGCGCGCGACATGCGCATCCTGGTGCGCGAGCGCATCCTGAAGGGAGACAGCGACCGGCAGGTGCTCGACTACATGGTGTCGCGCTACGGCGACTTCGTGTTGCTCGATCCGCCCTTCAAGGCGACCACCTATGCCCTGTGGTTCGGCGCGCCCCTGATCGTCCTGCTCGGCCTCGGCGGCGTCCTGCTGTTCTATCGCCGCCGCAACGCCGACGGGGCGGAAATCCCGGACGAGCCCGCCCCCCTCAGTGCCGAGGAAAAGCGCCGCCTGGAGGCGCTGTTCAAGGAGGACGGCCGGTGA
- a CDS encoding response regulator encodes MSKTILIVEDNDLNMKLFNDLLQAHGYNTVQTKDGRSAVDLAREHRPDLILMDIQLPEISGLEITRILKGDDALKAIPVIAVTAFAMKGDEEKIREGGCNGYIAKPISVPSFLQTIAQFLG; translated from the coding sequence ATGTCGAAGACCATCCTGATCGTCGAAGACAACGATCTGAATATGAAGCTGTTCAACGACCTTCTGCAGGCGCACGGCTACAATACCGTGCAGACCAAGGATGGCCGTTCCGCCGTCGACTTGGCCCGCGAACACAGGCCGGACCTGATTCTGATGGATATCCAGTTGCCGGAAATTTCGGGGCTGGAAATCACCCGCATCCTGAAGGGCGACGACGCCCTGAAGGCCATACCGGTGATCGCGGTGACCGCCTTCGCGATGAAGGGCGACGAAGAGAAAATCCGCGAAGGCGGCTGTAACGGGTACATCGCCAAGCCGATCTCGGTGCCCAGCTTCCTGCAGACCATCGCCCAGTTCCTCGGCTGA
- the trpS gene encoding tryptophan--tRNA ligase, with protein sequence MNRIFSGVQPTGNLHLGNYLGAIRNWVRLQESYECIFCVVDLHAITVWQDPAQLRASTREVTAGLIAAGIDPKKQIVFNQSMVSGHAELAWIFNCVARLGWLNRMTQFKEKAGKHKENASVGLYAYPNLMAADILLYRATHVPVGEDQKQHLELTRDIAIKFNNDFKTDFFPVPEPLIFGAATRVMSLRDGTRKMSKSDESDYSRINMTDNADTIALKIRKAKTDPLPLPETKEGFEGRPEAANLMGIYAALSDTTLEDVLAKFGGEPFSTFKQHLADLAVSVLGPIDREMARLMQDPVTVDAVLKDGAERAAALAAPILDQVKDIVGFLRP encoded by the coding sequence ATGAACCGTATCTTTTCGGGCGTGCAGCCCACCGGCAACCTGCATCTCGGCAACTACCTGGGCGCCATCCGCAACTGGGTGCGGCTGCAGGAATCCTACGAGTGCATCTTCTGCGTGGTCGATCTGCACGCGATCACCGTCTGGCAGGACCCGGCCCAACTGCGCGCCAGCACCCGCGAGGTGACGGCCGGGCTGATCGCCGCCGGCATCGACCCGAAAAAGCAGATCGTCTTCAACCAGAGCATGGTCTCCGGCCATGCCGAACTGGCCTGGATCTTCAACTGCGTGGCTCGCCTGGGCTGGCTGAACCGCATGACCCAGTTCAAGGAGAAGGCGGGCAAGCACAAGGAGAACGCCTCGGTCGGGCTCTACGCCTATCCCAACCTGATGGCGGCCGACATCCTGCTTTACCGCGCCACCCACGTGCCGGTGGGCGAGGATCAGAAGCAGCACCTGGAACTGACCCGCGACATCGCCATCAAGTTCAACAACGACTTCAAGACCGACTTCTTCCCGGTGCCCGAGCCCCTGATCTTCGGCGCCGCCACCCGGGTGATGAGTCTCCGCGACGGGACCAGGAAGATGAGCAAGTCGGACGAATCCGACTATTCGCGCATCAACATGACCGACAACGCCGATACCATCGCCTTGAAGATCAGGAAGGCCAAGACCGACCCCTTGCCCTTGCCGGAAACCAAGGAAGGTTTCGAGGGCCGGCCCGAGGCGGCCAACCTGATGGGCATCTACGCCGCCCTGTCGGACACCACGCTGGAAGACGTGCTGGCCAAGTTCGGCGGCGAGCCCTTTTCCACCTTCAAGCAGCACCTGGCCGACCTGGCGGTATCCGTCCTGGGCCCCATCGACCGCGAGATGGCGCGCCTGATGCAGGACCCGGTCACGGTGGACGCGGTGCTGAAGGACGGCGCCGAGCGAGCCGCCGCCCTCGCCGCGCCCATCCTGGACCAGGTCAAGGACATCGTCGGGTTCCTGCGGCCTTGA
- a CDS encoding heme ABC transporter permease — protein MFGYANPTRFTRLATALTPWLAGATALLLGAGLYMTFFTAPPDYQQGESVRIMYVHVPAAWMALFCYVSMAISAAVGLIWKHPLADLAAKATAPVGAAFCFLALFTGSLWGKPMWGTFWVWDARLTSMLVLLFLYLGYMALVNAFDDPARGIKASSILVLVGVVNVPIIKFSVDWWNTLHQPASIIKKGGPSIHSSMLWPLLFMALGFTAYYLWVLAVRVRAEILANKIRALRLRQVHAGGD, from the coding sequence ATGTTCGGTTACGCCAACCCCACCCGTTTTACCCGCCTCGCCACGGCCTTGACGCCGTGGCTGGCCGGAGCCACCGCCCTGCTGCTGGGGGCGGGGCTCTACATGACCTTCTTCACCGCGCCGCCCGACTACCAGCAGGGCGAAAGCGTGCGCATCATGTATGTGCACGTGCCGGCCGCCTGGATGGCGCTGTTCTGCTACGTCTCCATGGCGATTTCGGCCGCCGTCGGCTTGATCTGGAAGCATCCGCTGGCCGATCTGGCCGCCAAGGCCACCGCGCCCGTGGGCGCCGCCTTCTGCTTTCTCGCCTTGTTTACCGGCTCGCTCTGGGGCAAGCCCATGTGGGGCACCTTCTGGGTCTGGGACGCACGGCTGACCTCCATGCTGGTGCTGTTATTCCTCTACCTCGGCTACATGGCCTTGGTGAACGCCTTCGACGACCCGGCGCGCGGCATCAAGGCGTCCTCCATCCTGGTGCTGGTCGGGGTGGTCAACGTGCCAATCATCAAGTTCTCGGTGGATTGGTGGAACACCTTGCACCAGCCGGCTTCCATCATCAAGAAGGGCGGACCTTCCATCCATTCCAGCATGTTGTGGCCGCTGCTGTTCATGGCGCTGGGCTTCACGGCGTACTATCTATGGGTTCTGGCGGTGCGCGTCCGGGCCGAGATCCTGGCCAACAAGATCCGTGCGCTACGCCTCCGTCAGGTCCACGCGGGGGGCGACTAA
- a CDS encoding heme lyase CcmF/NrfE family subunit has translation MIVEAGHFALILALLIAAVQAVVPMVGAARGNAVWMAMGRSAAVMQLAMIGLAFAALTYAYVTSDFSVENVFRNSHSDKPMLYKVSGVWANHEGSMLLWVTVLAAFSASVALFGRNLPPSLKARVLAIQGLISVGFLLFILLTSNPFVRMMPAPENGKGLNPLLQDPGLAFHPPFLYLGYVGFSVAFSFAMAALIEGRVDAAWARWVRPWTLAAWAFLTIGIVLGSWWAYYELGWGGWWYWDPVENASFMPWLAGTALLHSSIVVEKRNALKGWTVFLAIVAFAMSLLGTFLVRSGVLTSVHAFATDPERGVFILILLMGFIGGGFSLFALRGPSLKAGSLFQPMSREGSLLLNNLLMTTAAGVVLLGTLYPLLLDALGGGKVSVGPPFFNAVFVPLMIPMVLAMAAGPFLSWKRGEALPVLAKLRLAGGLALAAALATGYVWGGQPLLALLGMALAFWLFAGTLTELADRIRLFRASLAESLRLLARVPRAAWGMTVAHAGLAVAIVGITGSSAWKVEHIQVMRPGDTVQVAGYDYTFHGARDTEGPNYIATVGNFTVSRGGKEIVKLEPEKRVYPVEGRPSTEAAIHSMVSGDLYAVIGDEDKGGGYVTRLYFNPLVAWIWAGSALLVLGATISLSDRRHRIGAPRRKVAGA, from the coding sequence ATGATCGTCGAAGCCGGCCATTTCGCCCTGATCCTGGCTCTTTTGATCGCCGCCGTGCAGGCGGTCGTCCCCATGGTGGGCGCGGCGCGCGGCAACGCCGTCTGGATGGCGATGGGCCGCTCCGCCGCCGTCATGCAACTGGCGATGATCGGTCTCGCTTTCGCGGCGCTGACTTACGCCTACGTGACTTCCGATTTCTCGGTGGAGAACGTCTTCCGCAACAGCCATTCCGACAAGCCGATGCTTTACAAGGTGTCGGGCGTCTGGGCCAACCACGAGGGCTCGATGCTGCTCTGGGTGACGGTGTTGGCGGCGTTTTCCGCTTCCGTCGCCCTGTTCGGCCGCAACCTGCCGCCCAGTCTGAAGGCTCGGGTCCTGGCCATCCAGGGGTTGATCTCCGTGGGCTTTCTGCTGTTCATCCTGCTCACGTCCAATCCCTTCGTCCGGATGATGCCGGCGCCCGAGAACGGCAAGGGGCTCAATCCCCTCCTGCAGGACCCCGGCTTGGCTTTCCACCCGCCCTTCCTGTACCTGGGCTACGTCGGCTTCTCGGTGGCTTTCTCGTTCGCCATGGCGGCCCTGATCGAGGGCCGGGTGGACGCCGCGTGGGCCCGCTGGGTGCGGCCCTGGACGCTGGCCGCCTGGGCCTTTCTCACGATCGGCATCGTGCTCGGGTCCTGGTGGGCCTATTACGAATTGGGCTGGGGCGGCTGGTGGTATTGGGACCCGGTGGAGAACGCCTCCTTCATGCCCTGGCTGGCGGGCACCGCCCTGCTGCATTCCTCCATCGTGGTGGAGAAGCGCAACGCGCTCAAGGGTTGGACCGTCTTCCTGGCCATCGTCGCCTTCGCCATGAGCTTGCTGGGGACCTTCCTGGTGCGCTCGGGCGTGCTGACCAGCGTGCATGCCTTCGCCACCGATCCCGAGCGCGGCGTCTTCATCCTGATCCTGCTGATGGGCTTCATCGGCGGCGGCTTTTCCCTATTCGCCCTGCGTGGGCCCAGCCTGAAGGCCGGCAGCCTGTTCCAGCCGATGTCCCGGGAAGGCAGCCTGCTGCTCAACAACCTCCTGATGACGACGGCGGCCGGCGTGGTGCTGCTGGGCACCCTCTATCCGCTGCTGCTGGACGCCCTGGGCGGCGGCAAGGTCTCGGTGGGCCCGCCCTTCTTCAACGCCGTCTTCGTGCCCTTGATGATTCCCATGGTGCTTGCCATGGCGGCCGGGCCCTTCCTGTCGTGGAAGCGGGGCGAGGCCCTGCCGGTTCTGGCGAAGCTGCGCCTGGCCGGCGGCTTGGCGTTGGCGGCGGCCCTGGCCACCGGCTACGTCTGGGGCGGCCAGCCTCTCCTCGCCCTGCTGGGCATGGCCCTGGCGTTCTGGCTGTTTGCCGGTACCCTCACGGAACTGGCCGACCGCATCCGGCTGTTCCGCGCGTCTCTGGCCGAAAGCCTGCGCCTACTGGCCCGGGTGCCGCGTGCCGCCTGGGGCATGACCGTGGCCCATGCCGGCTTGGCGGTGGCCATCGTCGGCATCACCGGGTCTTCCGCCTGGAAGGTCGAGCATATCCAAGTGATGCGGCCGGGCGACACCGTCCAGGTCGCTGGCTACGACTATACCTTCCATGGCGCCCGCGACACCGAAGGTCCCAACTACATCGCCACCGTCGGCAATTTCACGGTCAGCCGGGGCGGAAAGGAAATCGTCAAGCTGGAGCCCGAGAAGCGGGTCTATCCGGTCGAGGGCCGCCCCTCCACCGAAGCCGCCATCCACAGCATGGTGTCGGGCGACCTCTACGCGGTCATCGGCGACGAGGACAAGGGCGGCGGTTACGTCACCCGGCTTTACTTCAATCCCCTGGTGGCCTGGATCTGGGCCGGCTCGGCGCTGCTGGTGCTGGGGGCGACGATCAGCCTGTCCGACCGCCGCCATCGCATCGGCGCCCCGCGCCGGAAGGTGGCCGGGGCATGA
- a CDS encoding PleD family two-component system response regulator, with product MSARILVVDDMLPSLKMLAAKLSAEYYEVHTANNGQAALDAVPEVNPDLVLLDVMMPGMDGFEVCRRIKADPTTTHIPVVMVTALSGTDDRVRGLDAGADDFLTKPVVDTTLFARVRSLVRLKRMLDQWRLREETTQSLGLALGLEPDPTHGGDARVVLVDGSAIEAENVRRFLAADHNDTTVLNPSGDLPEAVAAVNPDVVLIGLEGDREGPLRLASQLRSFEATRQTPILLIGDDDDMDRLIKALELGVNDYLLRPIETHELLARVRTQVKRKRYQDRLRTNFLHSLSLALTDSLTGLHNRRYLQVHLEAILKRMAGAGKPVSLLMADIDHFKQVNDTLGHPVGDEVLVEMAGRIGRNIRGFDMAARYGGEEFVVVMPDTSLAVAVAVAERLRAKVAAEPFRPRGLDKDLALTVSIGVAENPLGSLDCDALIRAADVALYEAKNGGRDRVVPEPGEGIVPTGEIIPG from the coding sequence ATGTCCGCAAGAATCCTCGTAGTCGACGACATGCTGCCCAGCCTCAAGATGCTGGCGGCAAAACTGTCGGCGGAATACTACGAGGTCCATACCGCCAATAATGGGCAAGCGGCCCTGGACGCCGTGCCCGAGGTCAATCCCGATCTCGTGCTGCTCGATGTCATGATGCCGGGGATGGACGGTTTCGAGGTCTGTCGGCGCATCAAGGCCGATCCCACCACCACCCACATCCCGGTGGTCATGGTGACGGCGCTCAGCGGCACCGACGACCGCGTGCGCGGCCTGGATGCCGGAGCCGACGATTTCCTGACCAAGCCGGTGGTCGACACCACCTTGTTCGCCCGCGTTCGCTCCCTGGTGCGGCTCAAGCGCATGCTCGACCAGTGGCGACTGCGCGAGGAGACCACCCAGAGCCTCGGGCTGGCGCTGGGGCTGGAACCCGATCCCACCCACGGCGGCGACGCGCGGGTGGTGCTGGTGGACGGCAGCGCCATCGAGGCGGAGAACGTTCGCCGATTCCTGGCCGCGGACCATAATGACACCACGGTCCTGAACCCCAGCGGCGATCTGCCCGAGGCGGTGGCGGCGGTCAACCCCGACGTGGTCCTGATCGGCCTGGAAGGCGACCGTGAAGGGCCCCTGCGCCTGGCCTCGCAGCTGCGCTCGTTCGAGGCCACGCGCCAGACGCCGATCCTTCTGATTGGCGACGACGACGACATGGACCGCCTGATAAAGGCCCTGGAATTGGGGGTCAACGACTACCTGCTACGGCCCATCGAGACCCACGAGTTGTTGGCGCGGGTGCGTACCCAGGTCAAGCGTAAGCGCTACCAGGACCGGCTGCGCACCAACTTCCTGCATAGCCTGTCGCTGGCGCTCACCGACAGCCTGACCGGACTGCACAACCGCCGCTACCTCCAGGTCCACCTGGAGGCGATCCTCAAGCGGATGGCGGGGGCGGGCAAGCCGGTCAGCCTGCTGATGGCCGACATCGACCACTTCAAGCAGGTCAACGACACCCTCGGACACCCGGTGGGCGACGAGGTATTGGTCGAAATGGCCGGGCGCATCGGCCGCAACATCCGCGGCTTCGACATGGCGGCGCGTTACGGCGGCGAAGAATTCGTGGTGGTGATGCCCGACACCTCGCTGGCGGTGGCGGTGGCGGTGGCCGAACGGCTGCGCGCCAAGGTAGCCGCCGAACCTTTCCGCCCCAGGGGGCTGGACAAGGACTTGGCGCTGACGGTCAGCATCGGGGTGGCGGAGAATCCGCTGGGCAGCTTGGATTGCGACGCCCTCATCCGGGCCGCCGACGTCGCGCTCTACGAAGCGAAAAACGGCGGTCGCGACCGCGTCGTCCCCGAACCCGGCGAAGGCATCGTGCCGACGGGCGAGATCATTCCCGGCTGA
- a CDS encoding glucosaminidase domain-containing protein: MMSTFERAALALVGLLVLSLMGAVYVSPPDMATASPRAVLHMAASAMIPTRIPFRKDAEYWDRRGPGQSSHTLANSFRRLGYDFEQVKTGQDSVPRVFLANVPTDLDKVRESDMRKALFIQMVLPLVLEVNEEIEADRARLLEIAARGKAGQRLDAIDRLWLTVVAERYEVERDDIEGLLERLDIVPVSLAVAQAAAESGWGTSRFVREGNALFGQWTTETYDGLTPKEREDGASHKVRAFDSLSDSARSYVHNLNTHKAYQGLRKARAAMRDKGETLSGHKLAAELIRYSERGLDYVADLRNIMSANDLGKLDKARLREREAGAPPRDKDV; the protein is encoded by the coding sequence ATGATGTCGACCTTCGAAAGAGCCGCCTTGGCCCTGGTGGGGCTTCTGGTTCTGAGCCTGATGGGCGCCGTCTACGTCAGTCCCCCGGACATGGCGACCGCCTCGCCGCGGGCCGTGCTGCATATGGCCGCCTCGGCGATGATCCCCACCCGAATTCCCTTTCGCAAGGACGCCGAATACTGGGACCGTCGCGGCCCCGGCCAGTCGTCCCACACCCTGGCCAATTCCTTCCGCCGTCTGGGCTACGACTTCGAGCAAGTGAAGACCGGCCAGGATTCGGTGCCGCGCGTCTTCCTGGCGAACGTGCCCACCGACCTGGACAAGGTCCGCGAATCGGACATGCGCAAGGCGCTGTTCATCCAGATGGTGCTGCCCCTGGTCCTCGAGGTGAACGAGGAAATCGAAGCCGACCGGGCCCGCCTGCTGGAAATCGCGGCGCGCGGCAAGGCCGGCCAGCGCCTGGACGCCATCGACCGGCTGTGGCTGACCGTGGTCGCCGAACGCTACGAGGTGGAACGCGACGACATCGAAGGCTTGCTGGAACGCCTCGATATCGTGCCTGTTTCCCTGGCCGTCGCCCAAGCGGCGGCGGAAAGCGGCTGGGGCACCTCGCGCTTCGTGCGGGAAGGCAACGCCCTGTTCGGCCAGTGGACCACGGAAACCTACGACGGCTTGACCCCCAAGGAGCGGGAAGACGGCGCCTCCCACAAGGTCCGTGCCTTCGACAGCCTGTCGGACTCCGCGCGGTCCTACGTGCACAACCTCAATACCCACAAGGCCTACCAAGGCCTGCGCAAGGCGCGCGCGGCGATGCGCGACAAGGGCGAGACCCTGAGCGGCCACAAGCTGGCGGCCGAACTGATCCGCTATTCGGAACGGGGCCTCGACTATGTGGCGGACCTGCGCAATATCATGTCCGCCAACGACCTGGGCAAGCTGGACAAGGCCCGCCTGCGCGAACGCGAGGCCGGCGCCCCGCCCCGCGACAAGGACGTTTGA
- the ccmD gene encoding heme exporter protein CcmD, with the protein MAEFLAMGGYAAFVWPSFGVTALVMAVVLAVSLRGLKENQRALDALKSQEGADEAEA; encoded by the coding sequence ATGGCCGAATTCCTCGCCATGGGCGGCTATGCCGCCTTCGTCTGGCCCAGCTTCGGCGTCACCGCCCTGGTGATGGCGGTCGTGCTTGCCGTCTCGTTGCGCGGCCTGAAGGAAAACCAGCGGGCTCTCGATGCCCTCAAGTCCCAGGAAGGGGCAGATGAAGCGGAAGCATAA
- a CDS encoding DsbE family thiol:disulfide interchange protein, translating to MKRVVYFLPLIVLAILGGFFLKGFDLNPRELAKMLEGQPVPEFDLKPIKGRDDGFKNTDLLGEVSLVNIFGSWCVSCQVEHPFLMEIKKKGLVPIHGIDWRERNPDDGPRWLAKHGDPYTRVGDDPESKAAIAFGVSGAPESFLVDKQGIVRYKHVGPVTPDVWQKVLWPLIQELRKR from the coding sequence ATGAAGCGGGTCGTCTATTTCCTGCCGCTGATCGTTCTGGCGATCCTGGGCGGCTTCTTCCTCAAGGGGTTCGACCTCAACCCGCGCGAACTGGCCAAGATGCTGGAGGGCCAGCCGGTTCCCGAGTTCGACCTCAAGCCGATCAAGGGCCGCGACGACGGGTTCAAGAATACCGACCTGCTGGGCGAGGTGAGCCTGGTCAACATCTTCGGGTCCTGGTGCGTCTCCTGCCAGGTCGAGCATCCCTTCCTCATGGAGATCAAGAAGAAGGGTCTGGTGCCCATCCACGGCATCGACTGGCGCGAAAGGAATCCCGACGACGGCCCGCGCTGGCTGGCCAAGCACGGCGATCCCTACACCCGGGTGGGCGACGACCCGGAAAGCAAGGCTGCCATCGCCTTCGGTGTCTCCGGGGCGCCGGAAAGCTTCCTTGTCGATAAGCAGGGCATCGTGCGCTACAAGCACGTGGGGCCGGTGACGCCGGATGTCTGGCAAAAGGTCCTTTGGCCCCTGATTCAGGAGTTGCGCAAGCGATGA
- a CDS encoding NifU family protein: MFIQTEPTPNPATLKFLPGCGVMAQGSADFQSAQAAARSPLASRLFEIDGVGGVFLGSDFITVTKAGAGDWGVLKPQILGAIMDHFTSGRPTIEGEEAADEGGADSAIVKKIKELLDTRIRPAVAQDGGDIVFRKFEDGVVYLNMQGACSGCPSASATLRNGVENMLRHYVPEVKEVRQVC, encoded by the coding sequence ATGTTCATCCAGACCGAGCCCACCCCGAATCCCGCGACGCTCAAGTTCCTGCCCGGCTGCGGGGTGATGGCGCAGGGGTCCGCCGATTTCCAGAGCGCCCAGGCCGCGGCGCGGTCGCCGCTGGCGTCCCGGCTGTTCGAGATCGACGGCGTGGGCGGGGTGTTCCTGGGGTCGGATTTCATCACCGTGACCAAGGCCGGCGCCGGCGATTGGGGGGTGCTGAAGCCCCAGATCCTGGGCGCCATCATGGACCATTTCACTTCCGGACGCCCGACGATCGAGGGCGAGGAAGCCGCCGACGAGGGCGGGGCCGACAGCGCCATCGTCAAGAAGATCAAGGAACTGCTGGACACCCGCATTCGCCCGGCCGTGGCCCAGGACGGGGGCGATATCGTGTTCCGCAAGTTCGAGGACGGCGTGGTCTATCTGAACATGCAGGGTGCCTGCTCGGGCTGCCCCAGCGCCAGCGCCACCTTGCGCAACGGCGTCGAGAATATGCTCCGCCATTATGTTCCAGAGGTTAAGGAAGTTCGTCAAGTCTGCTGA